Proteins from a genomic interval of Spiroplasma diminutum CUAS-1:
- a CDS encoding ABC transporter permease, whose product MQNFKLLFSFSLKRILKSKSFKILFFSCISINLILNLLFFGLLPNYYMISAAMLSTSLIGILFLSFLNINNIVAFIIQDSYSGIQGVQIRRGSSIKNIFLSKICANKIVTFLYILITYLLFLLAILPYNFGANTYILFNFSLGVFALVPFDLFITAIALFLSVLFKKYKISLSISWILYTLLTFQWLFGPLVFAFAPIPTKGDADIIKYNANELYKLSKKYKNGLSKSLINDYVNFNNIVNSADENYFEIYSDKNIDPKLEKRMKTYIYEMFFYEGLLMEFYNLLDLNKFETSVQDYLKNFKIDYINISINTDIDLKEDLNDSLTFSFLKSISEPGSGEQNIYTYKNSYFYKTSKNNYSKMDQLQTNLYYINSDNLRFKEFTDKNNIEINTQELLEIKNIFKDLFKYHYSWNKYKKLDIIREEDGISNKPNKYSLDNNPNYWVKNMKYSQGTRFFNIIFKQLLSEVNYPNSNKSEYEYYLKYQKLINNNYKWNPFMSLYNMFYFSGKNNFQSDSIVLQQALLPIADFRILYKENENDEEQLYYYNSRPFNIILTYSIWIIISLFLLSISYFIFNKMIYKKGGDQ is encoded by the coding sequence ATGCAAAATTTTAAATTACTATTTAGTTTTTCATTAAAAAGAATATTGAAAAGTAAAAGCTTTAAAATATTATTTTTTTCTTGTATATCAATTAATTTGATACTTAATTTATTATTTTTTGGGTTATTACCAAATTATTATATGATTTCAGCAGCTATGTTATCAACAAGTTTAATAGGAATATTATTTCTATCTTTTCTTAATATAAATAATATTGTAGCTTTTATAATTCAAGATTCATATTCAGGAATTCAAGGTGTACAAATTAGAAGAGGATCTAGTATAAAAAATATATTTCTTTCTAAAATTTGTGCAAATAAAATTGTTACATTTTTATATATTTTAATAACATATTTATTATTTTTATTAGCAATATTGCCTTATAACTTTGGTGCTAATACATATATTTTATTCAATTTTTCATTAGGTGTTTTTGCACTAGTTCCTTTTGATTTATTCATTACAGCTATTGCATTATTTTTATCTGTTTTGTTTAAAAAATATAAAATTTCTTTATCAATTAGTTGAATTCTTTATACTCTATTAACTTTTCAATGATTATTTGGACCGTTAGTTTTTGCATTTGCGCCAATTCCTACGAAAGGAGATGCGGATATAATTAAATATAACGCAAATGAGCTATATAAATTATCAAAAAAATATAAAAATGGATTGAGTAAGTCTTTGATAAATGATTATGTTAATTTTAATAACATAGTTAATAGTGCAGATGAAAATTATTTTGAAATCTATTCTGATAAAAATATTGACCCAAAGTTAGAAAAACGTATGAAAACATATATTTATGAAATGTTTTTTTATGAAGGTTTATTAATGGAATTTTATAATTTACTAGATTTAAATAAGTTTGAAACTAGTGTACAAGATTATTTAAAAAATTTTAAAATTGATTATATTAATATAAGTATCAATACTGATATAGATCTTAAAGAAGATTTAAACGATAGCTTAACATTTTCGTTTTTAAAATCAATATCAGAACCAGGTTCTGGAGAACAAAACATTTATACATATAAGAATTCATATTTTTATAAAACATCTAAAAATAATTACAGTAAAATGGATCAGCTGCAGACTAATTTATATTATATAAATTCAGATAATTTAAGATTCAAAGAATTTACAGATAAAAATAATATTGAAATTAATACTCAAGAATTATTAGAAATTAAAAATATTTTTAAAGATCTTTTTAAATATCATTATTCATGAAATAAATATAAGAAATTAGATATTATAAGAGAAGAAGATGGAATTTCAAATAAACCAAATAAGTATTCATTAGATAATAATCCAAATTATTGAGTTAAAAATATGAAGTATAGTCAAGGTACAAGATTTTTTAATATAATTTTTAAACAATTACTATCAGAAGTAAACTATCCAAATTCTAATAAATCAGAATATGAATATTATCTAAAATATCAAAAATTAATTAATAATAACTATAAATGAAATCCATTTATGAGTCTCTATAATATGTTTTATTTTTCTGGAAAAAATAATTTTCAGAGTGATTCAATAGTTTTGCAGCAAGCACTTCTTCCTATTGCAGATTTTAGGATTTTATATAAAGAAAATGAAAATGATGAGGAACAACTATACTATTATAATTCAAGACCTTTTAATATTATTCTTACGTATAGCATTTGAATAATAATATCTTTATTCTTATTGTCTATATCATATTTTATCTTTAATAAAATGATATATAAAAAAGGCGGTGATCAATAA
- a CDS encoding ATP-binding cassette domain-containing protein codes for MLSIQKISKKFDKKGIKNISINIKPGDIVGFVGDNGAGKSTLIKCIFNEYKKDEGKVFYENESLYENNNLRHLCFFPDQSIYPKGVTLKDYCLLDAELAGIMKQEAEEKLDKLLSKFGLLEYKNKTFDKLSAGMQKKALLAICLVSKPKYFFLDEPTANLDVHTRKEFLELIKLLSKKGIGILITSHIIDELQEIINKLCLISEGELVYDNYFDPKNDKIIDLYSKYSNKKIEIDYDSMIEDI; via the coding sequence ATGTTATCTATTCAAAAAATTTCAAAAAAATTTGATAAAAAAGGAATAAAAAATATATCGATAAATATAAAACCTGGTGATATTGTTGGTTTTGTTGGAGATAATGGAGCTGGTAAATCTACTTTAATTAAATGTATTTTTAACGAATATAAAAAAGATGAGGGGAAAGTTTTCTATGAAAATGAGTCTCTATATGAAAATAATAATTTAAGACACTTATGTTTTTTTCCAGATCAAAGTATTTATCCAAAAGGTGTTACCTTAAAGGACTATTGTTTACTTGACGCAGAATTAGCGGGTATAATGAAACAAGAAGCAGAAGAAAAATTGGATAAGCTTTTATCTAAATTTGGTTTGTTAGAATATAAAAATAAAACTTTTGATAAACTATCTGCTGGAATGCAAAAAAAGGCATTACTTGCTATATGTTTAGTTAGTAAACCAAAATATTTTTTCTTAGATGAACCAACAGCTAATTTGGATGTTCATACAAGAAAAGAATTTTTAGAATTAATAAAATTACTTTCTAAAAAGGGGATAGGTATTTTAATAACAAGTCATATTATTGATGAACTACAAGAAATTATTAATAAACTTTGTTTAATTTCTGAGGGTGAATTAGTTTATGATAATTATTTTGACCCTAAAAATGACAAAATAATTGATTTATATTCTAAATATAGTAATAAAAAAATAGAAATTGATTATGATTCAATGATAGAGGATATATAG
- a CDS encoding DeoR/GlpR family DNA-binding transcription regulator, with the protein MLRDERLKLILDFVNDNDYCSNEQISKHLNIPFTTLRRDLTDLHNESKLKRVHGGAKSIRERSILEAVLDEKLVTNIDAKRIIAKKALACIKPFETIFLDAGSTTYFLAEIIKPEFNNKIYTNSIINAQILAKNGVKDINLLPGRLKLSTIAICGVETIAALSKYNFDLAFLGINAVDKDYNFFTTDEDEAEVKRIAIRNSQFGFGLADMSKHNSKSFVKFSDKSQIALINEEV; encoded by the coding sequence ATGTTAAGAGATGAAAGATTAAAATTAATATTGGATTTCGTAAATGACAATGATTATTGTTCAAATGAACAAATATCAAAACATTTAAACATTCCATTCACCACACTAAGAAGAGACCTAACAGATCTTCATAATGAAAGTAAATTAAAAAGAGTTCATGGAGGAGCAAAAAGTATTCGAGAAAGATCAATATTAGAAGCGGTTTTGGATGAAAAATTAGTTACTAATATTGATGCAAAGAGAATTATAGCGAAAAAAGCATTAGCGTGTATAAAACCTTTTGAAACAATATTTTTAGATGCAGGTTCAACTACTTATTTCTTAGCTGAAATAATAAAGCCAGAGTTTAATAATAAAATTTATACAAACTCAATAATTAATGCACAAATATTAGCGAAAAACGGAGTAAAGGATATAAATTTATTACCAGGAAGATTAAAATTATCTACAATTGCAATATGTGGTGTAGAGACAATAGCAGCTTTATCAAAATATAACTTTGATTTAGCCTTTCTTGGAATAAATGCTGTTGATAAAGACTATAATTTCTTTACAACAGATGAAGATGAAGCAGAAGTTAAGAGAATAGCTATTAGAAATTCACAATTTGGATTTGGTTTAGCAGATATGTCAAAACATAACTCTAAATCATTTGTAAAATTTAGTGATAAATCTCAAATAGCACTTATCAATGAAGAGGTGTAG
- a CDS encoding 1-phosphofructokinase produces MIYTVTLNPAIDHIILANKKVELGVTNYYSDEYKVVGGKGINAGIILKNLQADIQAICLMGKENKDIFLNKFNEINLNTKTFLNEGSTRVNYKIKHLESKQETELNGMGFNTQQEVLNKLIQYLKENLKQDDIIMLTGSIAIGIDKTIYETIGKIANEKNAILICDATNELLKNVLNEKPFLIKPNLEEICSTLGIEFNEDISFEETKDLIQKLKKLGAQNVLLSMGSKGSLYFDSNNNIYKVGIAQGKLVNSVGAGDSMLAGFVYGLYKNLDIENTLQYAAASGAATAFNEWLASKEEIEVLVSKIKVEKL; encoded by the coding sequence ATGATATATACAGTAACATTAAATCCAGCAATTGACCATATTATACTTGCAAATAAAAAAGTAGAACTTGGTGTAACAAACTATTATTCAGATGAATATAAAGTTGTTGGTGGTAAAGGAATCAATGCCGGAATTATTTTAAAAAATTTGCAAGCTGATATTCAAGCAATTTGTTTAATGGGAAAAGAAAATAAGGATATATTTTTGAATAAATTTAATGAAATAAATTTAAATACTAAAACTTTTTTAAACGAAGGTTCAACAAGAGTTAATTATAAAATTAAACATTTAGAATCAAAACAAGAAACTGAATTAAATGGAATGGGATTTAATACTCAACAAGAAGTATTAAACAAATTAATACAATATTTAAAAGAAAATTTAAAACAAGATGATATTATAATGCTCACAGGAAGTATTGCAATAGGTATTGATAAAACAATCTATGAAACAATTGGTAAAATTGCAAATGAAAAAAATGCAATATTAATATGTGATGCAACAAATGAGCTTTTAAAAAATGTTTTAAATGAAAAACCATTTCTAATTAAACCAAACTTAGAAGAAATATGTTCAACATTAGGAATTGAATTTAATGAGGATATTAGTTTTGAAGAAACAAAAGATTTAATTCAAAAACTAAAAAAATTGGGAGCTCAAAATGTTCTGTTAAGTATGGGTTCAAAAGGAAGCTTATACTTTGATTCAAATAATAATATTTATAAAGTTGGTATTGCCCAAGGAAAGCTTGTTAACTCAGTTGGAGCTGGAGATAGTATGTTAGCTGGATTTGTTTATGGTTTATATAAAAATCTAGATATAGAAAATACACTTCAATACGCAGCAGCAAGTGGGGCTGCAACAGCATTTAATGAATGACTTGCTTCAAAAGAAGAAATTGAAGTATTAGTTTCAAAAATTAAAGTTGAAAAATTATAA
- a CDS encoding PTS fructose transporter subunit IIABC translates to MELKDLFGKQISFFDVDLNSKEEVIDFLSNKLQEEKYIKSVEDFKAAVYKRESEGSTGVGDGIGIPHVLNPTVQKSAIAFARLKNKVDWQSLDDQPVDLVFMIMTNGKDGNEHLTALADLSGFLMKSEVQKKLRSSKSIKDIESAFTKSEKKVEVSTKAGSYDVIGITACPTGIAHTYMAQEKLEEYAKAKGLTVKIETQGRRGIENRLTQEDIDNAKVIILAHDKALEGLSRLNGKKVIDTNTKEAIFKGDQLIEKYKKGEGLTEIKASADSSSESSEFTMRKFLDFKGNLLGGISRMLPFVVAGGIILGIAFLIDFAAGNGEAGGDFGTVNPAAGWFAAIGKTSMAMMVPILGAFIAYSIVGTQGLMPGMVAGLFSSNIMGFAYSGDETGWNGLWGRLLSDSLKGTESGFIGAIVGGYLAALLVVGWSKAMVKFPKGLQGARDIVFIPVISLLSISLTMFVINIPLGFLMGGISKGIEALAQLNLLWLVSILIGFMMCVDMGGPINKIAYSLGNLAVGSKLVTDVTSQGYADQTIIMASAMLAGMLPPLMIAISTIIFPRAWTAKDRDAAKANWLMGACFVSEGAIPFMVKDPKRVAVSAMIGGALIGGLVGALKIKLLASHGGVFVFPLLNSALIGEGAMTGGSIALGAGGATIILLGASFLSGFILGVWRTADIKTGKLILDSTNGVKESILAKIEAVKNNSKIENKDVRLNTLNSKLTQYGEFEAELVTKQKAYQAILAEKQKAKESRKANK, encoded by the coding sequence ATGGAATTAAAAGATTTATTCGGTAAACAAATAAGTTTCTTTGATGTTGATTTAAATTCAAAAGAAGAAGTAATTGATTTTTTATCAAACAAACTACAAGAAGAAAAATATATTAAATCTGTTGAAGATTTTAAAGCAGCAGTTTACAAAAGAGAATCTGAAGGATCTACTGGTGTGGGGGATGGAATTGGAATTCCTCATGTATTAAATCCAACAGTTCAAAAATCAGCAATAGCATTTGCTAGATTAAAAAATAAAGTTGATTGACAATCACTTGATGATCAACCAGTTGACTTAGTATTTATGATTATGACAAATGGTAAAGATGGAAATGAACATTTAACAGCTTTAGCTGATTTATCAGGATTCTTAATGAAATCAGAAGTTCAAAAAAAACTAAGAAGTTCAAAATCTATTAAAGATATTGAAAGTGCATTTACAAAATCAGAAAAAAAAGTTGAAGTAAGTACAAAAGCGGGAAGCTATGATGTAATTGGTATTACAGCATGTCCAACAGGTATTGCTCATACTTACATGGCACAAGAAAAATTAGAGGAATATGCAAAAGCAAAAGGTTTAACAGTAAAAATTGAAACTCAAGGACGTAGAGGAATTGAGAATAGATTGACACAAGAGGATATTGATAATGCTAAAGTTATTATTTTAGCTCATGATAAAGCTCTTGAGGGTCTATCAAGACTTAATGGAAAGAAAGTAATTGATACAAATACAAAAGAAGCAATCTTTAAAGGTGATCAATTAATTGAAAAATATAAAAAAGGTGAAGGATTAACTGAAATTAAAGCATCAGCTGATTCATCATCTGAATCAAGTGAATTTACAATGAGAAAGTTCCTTGATTTTAAAGGTAATTTACTTGGAGGTATTTCAAGAATGTTACCATTCGTTGTTGCAGGGGGAATTATTTTAGGAATAGCGTTCTTAATTGACTTTGCAGCAGGAAATGGTGAAGCTGGAGGAGATTTTGGTACAGTTAATCCAGCTGCAGGATGATTTGCTGCAATTGGTAAAACATCTATGGCAATGATGGTTCCAATTTTAGGTGCATTTATTGCTTACTCAATTGTAGGAACACAAGGATTAATGCCTGGAATGGTTGCTGGATTATTCTCATCTAATATTATGGGATTTGCATATTCTGGTGATGAAACAGGTTGAAATGGATTATGAGGTAGACTTTTAAGCGATAGTTTAAAAGGTACTGAATCAGGATTTATTGGAGCTATTGTTGGAGGATATTTAGCCGCATTACTTGTTGTAGGATGATCAAAAGCAATGGTTAAATTTCCAAAAGGATTGCAAGGAGCAAGAGATATAGTATTTATACCTGTAATTTCATTATTATCAATTTCACTAACTATGTTTGTTATCAACATTCCATTAGGATTTTTAATGGGTGGAATTAGTAAAGGAATTGAAGCATTAGCACAATTAAACTTACTATGACTTGTATCAATCTTAATTGGATTTATGATGTGTGTTGATATGGGTGGACCAATTAATAAAATTGCTTATTCATTAGGAAACTTAGCTGTTGGTTCAAAATTAGTTACAGATGTAACAAGTCAAGGATATGCAGATCAAACAATTATTATGGCATCAGCAATGTTAGCAGGTATGTTACCTCCATTAATGATTGCAATATCAACAATTATTTTCCCAAGAGCTTGAACAGCAAAAGATAGAGATGCTGCAAAAGCAAACTGATTAATGGGAGCATGTTTCGTATCAGAAGGAGCTATTCCATTTATGGTTAAAGATCCAAAAAGAGTTGCAGTAAGTGCAATGATAGGTGGAGCTTTAATTGGTGGACTAGTTGGAGCATTGAAAATTAAATTACTTGCATCTCATGGTGGAGTATTTGTATTCCCATTATTAAATTCAGCATTAATTGGTGAAGGAGCAATGACAGGTGGTTCAATTGCATTAGGTGCAGGAGGAGCTACTATAATCTTATTAGGAGCAAGTTTCTTATCAGGATTTATTTTAGGAGTTTGAAGAACAGCAGATATTAAAACTGGTAAATTGATTCTTGATTCTACAAATGGAGTTAAAGAATCAATTTTAGCTAAAATTGAAGCTGTAAAAAATAACTCAAAAATTGAAAATAAAGATGTAAGACTAAATACTTTAAATTCAAAATTAACTCAATATGGAGAATTTGAAGCTGAATTAGTTACAAAACAAAAAGCTTATCAAGCAATACTTGCTGAAAAACAAAAAGCAAAAGAATCTAGAAAAGCTAATAAATAA
- a CDS encoding ATP-binding cassette domain-containing protein has protein sequence MIEFIKVTKMFTQNKGLKDVNIKINNETIGIIGPNGSGKTTFIELLLGFFKPDKGEIKIKDVLSNSFNFNLKDIAYVSANTNLPLEISIKDYIKYIKTLENSENFNKELEKLANIFIFDIEDKTTIGSLSSGMIQKLKIIISTASDKDIYIFDEPTRGLDPIAIDIFSKIIRKIKSRNKTIIYCSHIIDEIEQNCNRAIIIKDNIIVKDINLSNKNINLKDEFKSFYNYQDLEDY, from the coding sequence ATGATTGAGTTTATAAAAGTTACAAAAATGTTTACACAAAATAAGGGTTTAAAAGATGTAAATATTAAAATTAATAATGAAACAATAGGAATAATAGGACCAAACGGATCAGGAAAAACAACTTTTATTGAGTTATTATTAGGTTTTTTTAAACCAGATAAGGGAGAAATTAAAATTAAGGATGTTTTATCAAATAGTTTTAATTTTAATTTAAAAGATATTGCTTATGTATCTGCAAATACTAATTTACCTTTAGAAATATCTATTAAGGATTATATAAAATATATTAAAACTTTAGAAAATAGTGAAAATTTTAATAAAGAGTTAGAGAAGCTCGCAAATATTTTTATTTTTGATATAGAAGATAAAACCACAATAGGAAGTTTATCTTCTGGAATGATTCAGAAATTAAAAATAATTATATCAACAGCAAGTGATAAGGACATTTATATTTTTGATGAACCAACAAGAGGTTTAGACCCAATTGCTATTGATATTTTTTCAAAAATAATAAGAAAAATTAAATCTAGAAATAAAACAATTATTTATTGTTCGCATATTATTGATGAAATAGAGCAAAATTGTAATAGAGCAATAATAATTAAAGACAATATTATAGTTAAAGATATTAACCTATCAAATAAAAATATTAATTTAAAAGATGAATTTAAATCATTTTATAATTATCAAGATTTGGAGGATTATTAA
- the hisS gene encoding histidine--tRNA ligase: MVRGENMIQKPRGTEDLIDLKVREYFALEMIIRNIVDSFNYNEIKTPIFESLELFKRGVGEETDIVSKEMYTFLDRKNRELTLRPEGTAPTVRAILENKMYINENLPLKLFYFGSMFRYERPQAGRNRQFNQFGVEVFGPKTSEIDCEIICLSSTILNTIGIDEYTIHLNYLVNGEQRITYIKDLKEYLKPKTLCDDCKKRVESNPLRVLDCKIDSKQFVDVIDMKDYLSQEDKKYFNQLVENLKNIGINAKIDKMLVRGLDYYTGFVYEIKDKNGSTLLGGGRYDELVNQLGNVDLPAAGFGIGIERLLIALAEEEIFISTPISLDAYIIGLSEKAKQFSNILLLMLRKSGLKVDFDYMNRSMKSAFKQSEKLNSKNIIIIGDNELKENVVVIKNQITKEEKKVAFDKIVDAIMGE, translated from the coding sequence ATGGTTAGAGGTGAAAATATGATTCAAAAACCAAGGGGAACAGAAGATTTAATAGATTTAAAAGTAAGAGAATACTTTGCTTTAGAAATGATAATAAGAAATATCGTGGATTCATTTAACTATAATGAAATAAAAACTCCAATTTTTGAAAGTTTAGAACTTTTTAAAAGAGGAGTTGGAGAAGAAACAGATATCGTTTCTAAAGAAATGTATACATTTTTGGATAGAAAAAACAGAGAACTAACTTTAAGACCAGAAGGAACTGCTCCAACTGTTAGAGCAATTTTAGAAAATAAAATGTATATAAATGAAAACTTACCTTTAAAATTATTTTACTTTGGATCAATGTTTAGATATGAAAGACCTCAAGCTGGAAGAAATAGACAGTTTAATCAATTTGGAGTAGAAGTTTTTGGACCTAAAACTTCAGAAATAGATTGTGAAATAATTTGTTTATCTTCAACTATTTTAAATACAATTGGAATTGATGAATATACAATTCATTTAAATTACCTAGTGAATGGTGAACAAAGAATAACTTATATTAAGGATTTAAAAGAGTATTTAAAACCAAAAACACTATGTGATGATTGTAAAAAAAGAGTTGAATCAAATCCACTAAGAGTTTTAGATTGCAAAATTGATTCAAAACAATTTGTTGATGTAATTGATATGAAAGACTATCTTTCTCAAGAAGATAAGAAATATTTTAATCAACTAGTTGAAAACTTAAAAAATATTGGTATAAATGCAAAAATAGACAAAATGCTAGTAAGAGGCTTAGATTACTATACAGGTTTTGTATATGAAATAAAAGATAAAAATGGATCTACTTTGCTTGGCGGAGGAAGATATGATGAATTGGTAAATCAACTTGGAAATGTTGATTTACCTGCAGCTGGTTTTGGAATAGGAATAGAAAGATTACTTATTGCTTTAGCAGAAGAAGAAATCTTTATATCAACTCCAATCAGTTTAGATGCATATATTATAGGTTTAAGTGAAAAGGCAAAACAATTTTCAAATATATTATTACTAATGTTGAGAAAATCAGGATTAAAAGTTGATTTTGATTATATGAATAGAAGTATGAAATCTGCTTTTAAACAATCTGAAAAACTAAACTCTAAAAATATAATTATAATTGGTGACAATGAATTAAAAGAAAATGTAGTTGTTATTAAAAATCAAATAACAAAAGAAGAAAAAAAAGTTGCATTTGATAAAATTGTTGATGCAATAATGGGAGAATAA
- the aspS gene encoding aspartate--tRNA ligase → MKRTHTCGELTLKNIDQDVILQGWVTKVRKMGAMNFIDLRDRYGITQLVIDESISLENVKSEYVLEVHGKVIERKSKNLELLTGEIEIKVANLILINKSELTPFEIKDGIESQEDTRLTYRYLDLRRPEMQNNLLVRSKMNHVIRNFFIEDNFIEIETPIFGKSTPEGARDFLVPSRLNAGKFYALPQSPQLYKQLFMISGLDRYFQIVKCFRDEDLRIDRQPEFTQLDMEMSFADAQDVMNTIEALIKKVIFEIKGIEIKESIQKITWKESMEKYGNDKPDLRFGFEIQTLNEIFKETQVPLFSNLEDKSIRAICVDSLLSKKELEDLTEVAKQNSVNILAFAKYDLNEWSGSVGSKLSDNEKESIIKTFNIQKESTVLFIVEEYYKATQAMGSIRNRIAKVLNLLDPEVMKLAWIVDFPLFEFSEEENRYVAAHHPFTMPADQSLENFDTNKQEALAKAYDIVLNGFEIGGGSQRITDSTIQQRMFDAVGLTKEQIETNFGWFINSYKYGAPYHAGCALGLDRICMLLTGSENIREVIAFPKNSSGIDPMTNAPDTVTTQQLDELNIKLK, encoded by the coding sequence ATGAAACGTACACATACATGTGGAGAACTTACATTAAAGAATATTGATCAAGATGTAATTTTACAAGGATGAGTTACAAAAGTTAGAAAAATGGGTGCAATGAACTTTATTGATCTAAGAGATAGATATGGAATCACTCAACTTGTAATTGATGAATCAATTAGTTTAGAAAATGTTAAATCAGAATATGTTTTAGAAGTTCATGGAAAAGTTATTGAAAGAAAATCTAAAAATTTGGAACTATTAACAGGAGAAATTGAAATTAAAGTTGCAAATTTAATTTTAATTAATAAATCAGAATTGACTCCTTTTGAAATAAAAGATGGCATTGAATCACAAGAAGATACAAGATTAACTTATAGATATCTTGATTTAAGAAGACCTGAAATGCAAAATAATTTACTTGTTAGAAGTAAAATGAATCATGTAATTAGGAATTTTTTTATTGAAGATAATTTTATTGAAATTGAAACCCCAATTTTTGGTAAGTCAACTCCAGAAGGAGCAAGAGACTTTTTAGTTCCTTCAAGATTGAATGCAGGAAAATTTTATGCATTACCTCAATCACCACAATTATATAAACAATTATTTATGATTTCTGGTCTTGATAGATACTTTCAAATTGTAAAATGTTTTAGAGATGAAGATTTAAGAATTGATAGACAACCTGAATTTACTCAATTAGATATGGAAATGTCATTTGCAGATGCACAAGATGTTATGAATACTATTGAAGCATTAATTAAAAAAGTTATTTTTGAAATTAAAGGAATTGAAATTAAAGAATCTATTCAAAAAATTACTTGAAAAGAATCAATGGAAAAATATGGAAATGATAAACCAGATTTAAGATTTGGCTTTGAAATTCAAACTTTAAATGAAATTTTTAAAGAAACACAAGTTCCTTTATTTTCAAATTTAGAAGATAAATCTATTAGAGCAATATGTGTTGATTCACTTTTAAGTAAAAAAGAATTAGAAGATTTAACAGAAGTTGCAAAACAAAATAGTGTAAATATTCTTGCATTTGCAAAATATGATTTAAATGAGTGAAGTGGATCAGTTGGTTCAAAATTATCTGATAATGAAAAGGAAAGTATAATTAAAACTTTTAATATTCAAAAAGAATCAACTGTTTTATTCATAGTTGAAGAATATTATAAAGCAACTCAGGCAATGGGTTCAATTAGAAATAGAATTGCCAAAGTATTAAATTTACTAGATCCAGAAGTTATGAAGTTAGCTTGAATAGTTGATTTCCCATTATTTGAATTTTCTGAAGAAGAAAATAGATATGTAGCTGCTCATCATCCATTTACAATGCCAGCTGATCAGAGTTTAGAAAACTTTGATACAAATAAACAAGAAGCTTTAGCAAAAGCTTATGATATAGTTTTAAATGGTTTTGAAATTGGTGGTGGAAGCCAAAGAATTACAGATTCAACAATACAACAAAGAATGTTTGATGCAGTTGGACTTACAAAAGAGCAAATTGAAACTAATTTTGGATGATTTATAAATTCATATAAATATGGAGCTCCATATCATGCAGGATGTGCTTTAGGTTTAGATAGGATTTGTATGTTATTAACAGGTTCAGAAAACATTAGAGAAGTTATTGCATTTCCAAAAAATTCATCTGGAATTGATCCAATGACAAATGCACCAGACACAGTTACAACACAACAATTGGATGAATTAAATATCAAATTAAAATAA